Part of the Sander lucioperca isolate FBNREF2018 chromosome 1, SLUC_FBN_1.2, whole genome shotgun sequence genome is shown below.
TTTGAACAGCTGACCCGGGcgctggaggaggagaggaggagagtgggCCTCCCTGCCACCAGCCCCTCGGTCCTGGGTCGCCCCCTCCctcacacacaggtaacatCCAGAGTCTCTCGTTGGCATTTACAGCACCCCTCCCCCCCTTCTTTCACTAAACATCCAATCCATGGATCATCATTTTCTCCGTCCAATCCTCAAAgttttctctctccatccatcaTTCATcccttctctgcctccgccTGCCTCCTCTCCACCAGCACTTGGCCAGTGTGTGTCTATATTTGTGTCAGTCGTCATTAAACGTCTATCTTCATTGACCCAGTGTCTGCAAACATATCAGTTCATTCCTGCCCGTAGTTCCACTACTTTCAACGTGCCTGAGATGGTCATCGACACACATTTTCTGCATGCCTTCACTGTCACTCACCGgatacacactgacacacacgtAATCACCTTTCGTCGGCCCCTGCTGTGGAATCTCAGTTATTTTCCCCCATCTTCCATGTTCCAGCATGTCGTGTTATGCAGTGCGGTCATCAGTCGTGCATGTGTCGCATAGTCCTCCATCCAGTGAAGTTTCCTATTCATCATGAAGgattttgtctttttatttgcatttaaatCCTTTTATCAAGCACTTAAATATATTACTTCTGTTACTCATTACTTCTGTTAAGAATTCTTATGCATGCAATTATCTTTTTGTGTGTTAAACATCCATGATGCAAGCTCCTTGAAGAAATGGTGTAATTAAATCACTGCTCTTTGTTATGttatattcacatttgagtCAGAACCGGTGAGGTTTTGGCACCTTTACTTCAAATATTACTTGGACTAAgtttaatcaattatcaaaatagttgcagactGTCAATAGACTAATTGATAATTCAATCATTTAAGCTCTAATCCCAGTTAGCTGTAACAATGTTGCAAATAACTGAGCAGGATTTCTGTCTGTCAAATATAtgtagttttatttattcatggtATTCGCGTCAATGTGATGAAGTACATTGATATGCAAGGTGATTATACAGTTTCTcaattgattttctttttttctgtcttcagtTATTTGCCTGGACAAGGTCCTACTGTTGCCTTCTTGTTTCATGTTGTCTCTACCAAAAGACCTGACAATCAGAGAGAGTGGTACACTTTGCTTAGTTGCCTGTAGGCTTGGATAACAATTAAAGCAGAGCCATTATCATCAACACAGAAGGTCAGGCAGTGCCATAATTACGGGTTGACATTTAAGCATACTTTTCCAGCTTTTGGCATTGTGTACACTGAGTAGAATAGTTTTTAAATCTGTTCCTAAATATTTTCCTTTCATTAAGGGCTCGCTGACCTAGATTAGATCTTATGTTTTGTCTCTGTGAATCCTTGGAAGTGACTTATTTGATTAGTGTGTGGCATCTGGAGGACGAAGGCTAAGAAAGCAAGAATCTGTGTTTTTGGCCTTGTGTTAACTGCCCATATTTTATTTCTAAAATTATAAATGCTGATGAAGATACTCAAGCTTTGCCAGCCTCACAGTCTGAGCCTCCAAGACCATGACTGAGTTGTTAGTAAATGAGGTGGTAATAAGTAAGGACCAGCTGTAGAGGAAATGTGCCCTTCTTGTTGTAAAAGTACACTTGCACTTCCcattgctttaaaaaaacaaaaaacagcccTGCCTCCTTGTGGACATAATATGAAGTGAGAGTTGGTAGTTGATAAGGTTCATAGCATTGTTTTCTCTTGACTTAGTCTGAAACTGTTAGTAACTGTGGGTGGTAAAACGGTTGCTGGGAAATATTTCCAAAGTATCCCAAATACGCAGTGTTTCCCATGTGATTCAGCTTCAGGCTAATACTGATAACTGAGGTGGTTATATTGCATGAAACAGAGTGTGTTAACTCAGGGTTAGGTAGAAAGTGTCCAAGTTATACAGTGTGACAGTCATTGGTTATGTAACGGATTACAGCAGGAGGAAGTAGGGTGTGAGAATGAGTGGCTTCACTCCAGAATGTCCTCCCTCATGTCTGGCAGTGATTCACAGACCATAAACTTGCAGGGACAGTGAATAGTGAAGAGTTTGGCAGTGAATGAGCTTCAGCAGCAGTAATATCATCTGGCAGGTTGTAAGAAAGTAGACCGCACCGGCTACTGGGAGACGTTCCTTTAACCTCACTTTTATGTGTTGTTCcagcaaaaatgtttttaaaacatctatTTCACAGTTGTATTGTTCTCTTTTATCCAAGAACGGGCGTTTAGGGGATGCAGACATAGAACGGCTGAAACTGACTGACTCCTACATAAACGGCacacaggtatgtgtgtgtacattttgtttttcttgtattCATTGGAGTAAGTgccagtgatttaaaaaaacataatctaAATGTGTGGTGTGCTTCTACACTACAGTACAGAATGGTGGACCCTGCACACGGCGCTCTGGATGAGAGCTACACACCAGAGGACGACTCCCAGGAAGTGCACTCAGTCTTTTCTGACGACGGAACAACCCGACGACCAGACAATGGCGTAAGTGATTATGACACATGCACCGTGATATCGTCAGGCTCATCAAGTTGATAAATTGTATTGTATAAATTGTTTTTGTCGTGGCTGAACTAAGTGTTATGGAAGCATCCAAGGATATTACGCCACTTGATTATCCTTTGCTATAAACATTTTGATACATCACTACCATCTTGCTCTCCCTCAGATGAAGAAACCAATCTCACGCACAGTCCTGCCCTCTGACTCGATGTCCATCGACGGGGGCTTGTCGGTGTCTGGTATGGGCGGCTACAGCGCCACACTGGACCGTCCTTACAGACATGCTGGACCAGCAGATTATCCCACGGCCACAGTTCCCAGAAACTACCACTATGCCCCTGTTGGCGGTTACGATGACTACCGGGGAGGCCCACCATCAGAGGCGTACACTAGCCTGAGCAGGGGCTCGCACATGGACGAGCGCTACAGGTACGAGGCCCCTGCATGGAGGAGTGCTGTGAATCCTTTcttttgattgttgtttttacattctGAAATATGTTGTCCTCAAGCCTAACTGTAGTTTTTGGTTTTCATTAGTGGACAAAAAGCATGCTTTATCAACCAAATGTGTCCCATTTGTACGTCTCTTACACGCTAACTCTGTTTTACAAGGTAATGAATACATGCTCTATCCATGTTTGAACTATTTGAACCAGATTTTTTGCTGCCACATCCCTAATTAGTGATCATTGTTGTTAAAACAAGACCGGGATTTACAACTGTTATTCatacacaacacaaaatacCTACACTGTATATTTGAACAGTATCTAAACAGAGTTGTTGATCTTTCAGTTCCTTTTTAAAAGTCACTAGAATATTTACTCAAAAGATTTAACAGACATTGTGGACTAAGTGTTTTAACTTTGATGTCCttcctttttatatttttattttatggaaAAAAAGTTAATGCAATAACCTGTGTGCTCTAATCATTAATTATGTCTGAGATTGACCAGAGCAGAATTGATGGTTGACAGAAAACACTTTAACAGTTGGTTACTGTAGCCACActtgtcaaactcaaggcccgtgggccaaatccggccccttgctaattttgatccggcccctatatacatttaggttcacaatacattttggcccacctactttttgtcacttttcacaacgtttttttcgacatttttggcattttcgtcgacatttttgtcgaccaaactgtaagtgagaagccTATATGACACATGCAATAATAgtgtcaaagatatttgacttttcccatGACGTAAAAGCAATACACtctatgtctggcccttgatgtgattctcattttctagtgtggcccttagggaagctgagtttgacacccctgctgtaGACACACATTCCCGCAGTCACACCAGTCAGTCCTGCTTTTAATCCTGTTCAGGATCAGGACTGTGAAGCCAGATATGTTCATACAACTTCAGTTAGAAATGAATCTTACATCACTGTCAGTCGGAAAGGGGATCACTCAGCACAGAATCTCACTTCCCTCGTTACCTTCATTACCCCAGGCCAGTTGACGGCTACAGGACCCTGGACTCTGGCTACCGGGCGCCAAGCCGCCAGCAGCTTGACCCGTATGCAGCACAGCCCCAGGTGAGCCGCGGAATGAGGGCCTTGGGCTCAGCGTTGGAGGTGCGGTACGGCCACGGCCATGGCCACTACGGCCTGGAGGATGACCAGCGCAGTGTAGGATATGATGATTATGGCATGGGGCCTCCACCCATGCACCCTGGAGGCTACGGTACCATGCCACGCCTAGGGCCCGGCCCCGGGGGTATGGACAGACGAAGACTCAGGTAAAACACAAAAGCTTTGCTGTGCCTTCATATCacacttgtttttttcaatCAGGCCATGTATGTGAACAGTATGAAACATTGAATCGGTTTCTAGAGACACACCTAACAAATGTTTCTCTATTTATCTCCTTCTGCGACATGCAGGAGCTGTGAGGATACTTTGGACGGCGACATGGGAGGAGTTGATCCTTATACCTGGGGCGTTCCCATGCCGATGGAGAGGGGGAGCATGGCATCACTGGACAGCACACTGAGGAAGGCTCCTCCTGGTTCATGGAGACAGCCAGAGCTGCCGGAGGTCATCGCCATGTTGAACTACCGTCTGGACCCTGTCAAGACCAACGCTGCCGCATTCCTCCAGCATCTCACATTCAAAAACGATAAGGTGAAACAATAGTCGCATTCAAATGCAGAATAGCTGTATTTAACAAATGCTTATTTATCGTTTTGTATTGTCATTTGGCAAATCCTTGACGTGAGGTTGATCATTTTGCGCGTGTGTGTCTAGGTTAAGTCGGAGGTGCGTCGCCTGAAGGGCATCCCATCCTTGGTGTCACTGCTGGACCACCCCAGCAAGGATGTGCACCACTCGGCCTGTGGAGCACTGAAGAACATTTCATATGGGCGAGACCAAGAAAACAAGATTGCCATCAAGAACTGCGATGGAGTGCCCGCTCTGGTCAGGTTACTGAGAAAAACCCACGACCAGGACCTCACTGACACTATCACAGGTATCAACATcatatgattatttatttatttatttatatatatatatatatatatatatatatatatatatatatatatatatatatatatatatatatatatatatttatatatatatataatctctcatgtttttttttttaatatgtactTAGTTATAAGTTGTTCTTACTTATTACTTTAGCATTCAAACACATGATCAGTTTGGTCTTAACAACCTACACATAACACGCACGTCCAAATATtcacagaacaaaaaagaagaaaacaatccaacatggaTGAGACAAAAGATCTCATTGGTTACATTTGATCATTTTAAGGGTCTTATTGTAGTGATGGTAACAGTATGTATTATATCGTCCCAGGCACCCTGTGGAACCTCTCATCCCATGACTCAGTAAAGATGGAGATCGTGGACCACGCGCTGCACGCCCTAGCTGACGAGGTGGTCGTTCCTCACTCCGGCTGGGAGCGAGGGAGcaatggaggagaggagagctgcAAACCACGCCATCTGGAGTGGGAGACCGCCTTGACCAACACTGCTGGCTGCCTTAGGTACACAAGGGGATCAATCGATTGAAAGCAGAAAGTCACCGAAGGAGAAAGAGTGACTATTTTGAGAAGGAAACGTGCAATTTTGTGCTTAAACATCTCCCTCTGTCCAACAGGAATGTGAGTTCAGAACGCAGTGAGGCCAGGCGAAAGCTGAGAGAATGCACAGGATTGGTGGATTCACTCATGTACGTTGTGCAATCACAGATCAACCGCAAAGATGTGGATAACAAGGTACCTGTTCACTTACGCCAGATGATGATTTTACCTTATGAAACCAAAGCACCTatcttcctctgtctccatctttgATCATATCATTCCCTTATCTTCTCTTCCTGCAGTTGGTGGAGAACTGTGTCTGCCTCCTGAGGAATCTGTCCTATCACGTTCACCGTGAAGTCCCCGGCAGTGAGCGCTATGCAGAGACCACACCCCTCAACCAGGAGTCGGCCACCGCTAACAAAGGAGGCTGCTTTGGCTCTCGAAAGGGCAAAGGTCAGTGTCAGACAGCTAAGTTGCACTATGTCTGCGAGATTTGCTGTTGAAAGATGGGTAGCTGCTAGTGGCTTTGAGCTTGTTGGTGTCGCTGTTTTTCACACTCTACCACTGTTTCCCTCCtttttccccttctctctcctccctccatcctcttaCCTTTCTCCCCCGTCTTTCTTCCAATCCCTCCTTCACTTCCTcctttctctctgctgtgtttAGATGAGTGGTTTTCAAAAGGTAAGATTCTCCCCTTGGTGTTGGTGAACTTTTGAAACTATTGACCACTCTGCCATCAATCATTTTATTAACGCAGAATAAAACTTTGCTAGAGCAATAAGAGTGCCCgataatgttgaattcacattCAGTTCATGAGCATGATCACCTGCTGTCACGCAGATTACATTGCATGTTCACAGTGCTTGTTCCACTGGTTGCATGGTCGCATTTCACATAACAATGTGCCAGAGTTAAGGAATGAGGATAACTGACTGCTCATCTCGACCAGCTTCACATAAtctgtgttatttcttcagctcAATCTTTAATGttctctcttttgtttttacatttctcgCTGCAGGAAAGAAGGATGGAGATGATGGGAGTGGAGATCAAGTCGACATTCCAAAGAGGACAACACCTGCCAAAGGTATGCATGTAGTATCTTTTCCCATTGATCAGATGAATCATTGATCAGTCTTTAAGGTAGCATGCTTATGCCGAAATTATACTGTCTGCATGATGTAAATGTCGTCATCAGAGGGTATACAAGTAGGGTCTTAGTGAACTAGCGatctactgcgcatgtgtggaaCGCGTCCTTCAAGCACATAGTATAAACAGACCTACTATGTGTCCGCAGCTGTCTGTGTACGCATCCATTCCAGCGTATACTCACTCCCTTATATGCCAAAGTACAATTTCTCATGTCCCATTTAGAACTTTTTGTTCTGCTGTCAAGCTTTATTTGCTTCTGCTAAACACAAGATAAGATAAGAGATAAGATCTAGTTCTGGACTAAGGCCCTTTTTCACCAGATATCTgcattaagttttttttatcagtctAGGAAATGGTTTGATTCTTTTCTGGGATTTTTCTTTGATTCTCCAAAACCTCTAAAATAATGTGTGTACTAATCACACACATTGAACATGTTCTAACTACCCGGTCTAGCTGGTAAAAGTATTCTTTGGTAAGGGCTTTATGTGTGTCCAGCACAAATGTTGAAGTTTGTCAAACTTTTTGTGAAACTAACACccctatctctatctctatctctatctctatctctctctctctctctctctctctctctctctctctctctctctctctctctctccccccctctctctccctctgtcgaCCTCAGGTTATGAGCTGTTGTTCCAACCAGAGGTGGTTCGTGTTTACACATCGCTGCTCAGAGAGAGCAAGAATCCCTCGGTGCTTGAGGCCGCTGCCGGTG
Proteins encoded:
- the LOC116052424 gene encoding catenin delta-1 isoform X2; this translates as MEQCESAAALLESVREQEVQFEQLTRALEEERRRVGLPATSPSVLGRPLPHTQNGRLGDADIERLKLTDSYINGTQYRMVDPAHGALDESYTPEDDSQEVHSVFSDDGTTRRPDNGMKKPISRTVLPSDSMSIDGGLSVSGMGGYSATLDRPYRHAGPADYPTATVPRNYHYAPVGGYDDYRGGPPSEAYTSLSRGSHMDERYRPVDGYRTLDSGYRAPSRQQLDPYAAQPQVSRGMRALGSALEVRYGHGHGHYGLEDDQRSVGYDDYGMGPPPMHPGGYGTMPRLGPGPGGMDRRRLRSCEDTLDGDMGGVDPYTWGVPMPMERGSMASLDSTLRKAPPGSWRQPELPEVIAMLNYRLDPVKTNAAAFLQHLTFKNDKVKSEVRRLKGIPSLVSLLDHPSKDVHHSACGALKNISYGRDQENKIAIKNCDGVPALVRLLRKTHDQDLTDTITGTLWNLSSHDSVKMEIVDHALHALADEVVVPHSGWERGSNGGEESCKPRHLEWETALTNTAGCLRNVSSERSEARRKLRECTGLVDSLMYVVQSQINRKDVDNKLVENCVCLLRNLSYHVHREVPGSERYAETTPLNQESATANKGGCFGSRKGKGKKDGDDGSGDQVDIPKRTTPAKGYELLFQPEVVRVYTSLLRESKNPSVLEAAAGAIQNLCAGRWAYGRYIRATVRLEKGLPMMAELLAHGNDRVVRAMSGALRNLSIDNRNCQLLGLHAVPHLVANLPGGQNQSGRALSEETVVSVLSTLTEVLGNSVEAAKTLRASQGIERLVLINKDGKRSEREVRGAGQVLQLVWAHKELRKPLEKDGWKKTDFMVNLSTTNGPNTRANGTYEDSTTPLLDRGEKRDMIPLNDLGPDAYSTLDQRERRHTLDETTDTLPRGVYGGRKGSLPLLDSYDEKLIVCITQTGPSLPYHCY
- the LOC116052424 gene encoding catenin delta-1 isoform X3, coding for MEQCESAAALLESVREQEVQFEQLTRALEEERRRVGLPATSPSVLGRPLPHTQNGRLGDADIERLKLTDSYINGTQYRMVDPAHGALDESYTPEDDSQEVHSVFSDDGTTRRPDNGMKKPISRTVLPSDSMSIDGGLSVSGMGGYSATLDRPYRHAGPADYPTATVPRNYHYAPVGGYDDYRGGPPSEAYTSLSRGSHMDERYRPVDGYRTLDSGYRAPSRQQLDPYAAQPQVSRGMRALGSALEVRYGHGHGHYGLEDDQRSVGYDDYGMGPPPMHPGGYGTMPRLGPGPGGMDRRRLRSCEDTLDGDMGGVDPYTWGVPMPMERGSMASLDSTLRKAPPGSWRQPELPEVIAMLNYRLDPVKTNAAAFLQHLTFKNDKVKSEVRRLKGIPSLVSLLDHPSKDVHHSACGALKNISYGRDQENKIAIKNCDGVPALVRLLRKTHDQDLTDTITGTLWNLSSHDSVKMEIVDHALHALADEVVVPHSGWERGSNGGEESCKPRHLEWETALTNTAGCLRNVSSERSEARRKLRECTGLVDSLMYVVQSQINRKDVDNKLVENCVCLLRNLSYHVHREVPGSERYAETTPLNQESATANKGGCFGSRKGKDEWFSKGKKDGDDGSGDQVDIPKRTTPAKGYELLFQPEVVRVYTSLLRESKNPSVLEAAAGAIQNLCAGRWAYGRYIRATVRLEKGLPMMAELLAHGNDRVVRAMSGALRNLSIDNRNCQLLGLHAVPHLVANLPGGQNQSGRALSEETVVSVLSTLTEVLGNSVEAAKTLRASQGIERLVLINKDGKRSEREVRGAGQVLQLVWAHKELRKPLEKDGWKKTDFMVNLSTTNGPNTRANGTYEDSTTPLLDRGEKRDMIPLNDLGPDAYSTLDQRERRHTLDETTDTLPRGVYGGRKGSLPLLDSYDG
- the LOC116052424 gene encoding catenin delta-1 isoform X1, with the translated sequence MEQCESAAALLESVREQEVQFEQLTRALEEERRRVGLPATSPSVLGRPLPHTQNGRLGDADIERLKLTDSYINGTQYRMVDPAHGALDESYTPEDDSQEVHSVFSDDGTTRRPDNGMKKPISRTVLPSDSMSIDGGLSVSGMGGYSATLDRPYRHAGPADYPTATVPRNYHYAPVGGYDDYRGGPPSEAYTSLSRGSHMDERYRPVDGYRTLDSGYRAPSRQQLDPYAAQPQVSRGMRALGSALEVRYGHGHGHYGLEDDQRSVGYDDYGMGPPPMHPGGYGTMPRLGPGPGGMDRRRLRSCEDTLDGDMGGVDPYTWGVPMPMERGSMASLDSTLRKAPPGSWRQPELPEVIAMLNYRLDPVKTNAAAFLQHLTFKNDKVKSEVRRLKGIPSLVSLLDHPSKDVHHSACGALKNISYGRDQENKIAIKNCDGVPALVRLLRKTHDQDLTDTITGTLWNLSSHDSVKMEIVDHALHALADEVVVPHSGWERGSNGGEESCKPRHLEWETALTNTAGCLRNVSSERSEARRKLRECTGLVDSLMYVVQSQINRKDVDNKLVENCVCLLRNLSYHVHREVPGSERYAETTPLNQESATANKGGCFGSRKGKDEWFSKGKKDGDDGSGDQVDIPKRTTPAKGYELLFQPEVVRVYTSLLRESKNPSVLEAAAGAIQNLCAGRWAYGRYIRATVRLEKGLPMMAELLAHGNDRVVRAMSGALRNLSIDNRNCQLLGLHAVPHLVANLPGGQNQSGRALSEETVVSVLSTLTEVLGNSVEAAKTLRASQGIERLVLINKDGKRSEREVRGAGQVLQLVWAHKELRKPLEKDGWKKTDFMVNLSTTNGPNTRANGTYEDSTTPLLDRGEKRDMIPLNDLGPDAYSTLDQRERRHTLDETTDTLPRGVYGGRKGSLPLLDSYDEKLIVCITQTGPSLPYHCY
- the LOC116052424 gene encoding catenin delta-1 isoform X4; protein product: MEQCESAAALLESVREQEVQFEQLTRALEEERRRVGLPATSPSVLGRPLPHTQNGRLGDADIERLKLTDSYINGTQYRMVDPAHGALDESYTPEDDSQEVHSVFSDDGTTRRPDNGMKKPISRTVLPSDSMSIDGGLSVSGMGGYSATLDRPYRHAGPADYPTATVPRNYHYAPVGGYDDYRGGPPSEAYTSLSRGSHMDERYRPVDGYRTLDSGYRAPSRQQLDPYAAQPQVSRGMRALGSALEVRYGHGHGHYGLEDDQRSVGYDDYGMGPPPMHPGGYGTMPRLGPGPGGMDRRRLRSCEDTLDGDMGGVDPYTWGVPMPMERGSMASLDSTLRKAPPGSWRQPELPEVIAMLNYRLDPVKTNAAAFLQHLTFKNDKVKSEVRRLKGIPSLVSLLDHPSKDVHHSACGALKNISYGRDQENKIAIKNCDGVPALVRLLRKTHDQDLTDTITGTLWNLSSHDSVKMEIVDHALHALADEVVVPHSGWERGSNGGEESCKPRHLEWETALTNTAGCLRNVSSERSEARRKLRECTGLVDSLMYVVQSQINRKDVDNKLVENCVCLLRNLSYHVHREVPGSERYAETTPLNQESATANKGGCFGSRKGKDEWFSKGKKDGDDGSGDQVDIPKRTTPAKGYELLFQPEVVRVYTSLLRESKNPSVLEAAAGAIQNLCAGRWAYGRYIRATVRLEKGLPMMAELLAHGNDRVVRAMSGALRNLSIDNRNCQLLGLHAVPHLVANLPGGQNQSGRALSEETVVSVLSTLTEVLGNSVEAAKTLRASQGIERLVLINKDGKRSEREVRGAGQVLQLVWAHKELRKPLEKDGWKKTDFMVNLSTTNGPNTRANGTYEDSTTPLLDRGEKRDMIPLNDLGPDAYSTLDQRERRHTLDETTDTLPKN
- the LOC116052424 gene encoding catenin delta-1 isoform X5, with protein sequence MVDPAHGALDESYTPEDDSQEVHSVFSDDGTTRRPDNGMKKPISRTVLPSDSMSIDGGLSVSGMGGYSATLDRPYRHAGPADYPTATVPRNYHYAPVGGYDDYRGGPPSEAYTSLSRGSHMDERYRPVDGYRTLDSGYRAPSRQQLDPYAAQPQVSRGMRALGSALEVRYGHGHGHYGLEDDQRSVGYDDYGMGPPPMHPGGYGTMPRLGPGPGGMDRRRLRSCEDTLDGDMGGVDPYTWGVPMPMERGSMASLDSTLRKAPPGSWRQPELPEVIAMLNYRLDPVKTNAAAFLQHLTFKNDKVKSEVRRLKGIPSLVSLLDHPSKDVHHSACGALKNISYGRDQENKIAIKNCDGVPALVRLLRKTHDQDLTDTITGTLWNLSSHDSVKMEIVDHALHALADEVVVPHSGWERGSNGGEESCKPRHLEWETALTNTAGCLRNVSSERSEARRKLRECTGLVDSLMYVVQSQINRKDVDNKLVENCVCLLRNLSYHVHREVPGSERYAETTPLNQESATANKGGCFGSRKGKDEWFSKGKKDGDDGSGDQVDIPKRTTPAKGYELLFQPEVVRVYTSLLRESKNPSVLEAAAGAIQNLCAGRWAYGRYIRATVRLEKGLPMMAELLAHGNDRVVRAMSGALRNLSIDNRNCQLLGLHAVPHLVANLPGGQNQSGRALSEETVVSVLSTLTEVLGNSVEAAKTLRASQGIERLVLINKDGKRSEREVRGAGQVLQLVWAHKELRKPLEKDGWKKTDFMVNLSTTNGPNTRANGTYEDSTTPLLDRGEKRDMIPLNDLGPDAYSTLDQRERRHTLDETTDTLPRGVYGGRKGSLPLLDSYDEKLIVCITQTGPSLPYHCY